In Hyperolius riggenbachi isolate aHypRig1 chromosome 10, aHypRig1.pri, whole genome shotgun sequence, a genomic segment contains:
- the LOC137535868 gene encoding uncharacterized protein translates to MMENQPPLTSPDKSSNGNPPERCTGPLYSWDCLKEVPTTPRHYQGGELIHVSAVVKEEEEETYVRSDQQSMEEGDMMGTKKEEETYVRSDQQSMAEGDMMRTSKEEEETYVRSDQRSMEEDDMMGTNKEEEEETYVRSDQQSVEEGDMMRIKKEEEDTYVRSDQQSVEKGDMMRIKKEEEEETCVRSDQQSVEEGDMRIKKEEEEETYVRSDQQSMEEGDMMRIKKEEEDTYVRSDQLCMEEGDMMRIKKEEEETYVRSDQQSMEEGGMMRTSKEEEETYVRSDQQSMEEGDMMRASKEEDIIAEMRIGE, encoded by the exons ataaaTCCAGTAatggaaacccaccagagaggtgtacaggtcctctttattcctgggATTGTCTAAAGGAAGTTCCCACCACCCCccgccattatcag GGTGGAGAACTGATACATGTaagtgctgtggttaaagaggaagaagaagagacgtatgtgaggagtgatcagcagtctatggaggagggtgacatgatggggacaaagaaagaagaagagacatatgtgaggagtgatcagcagtctatggcggagggtgacatgatgaggacaagtaaagaggaagaagagacgtatgtgaggagtgatcagcggtctatggaggaggatgacatgatggggacaaataaagaggaagaagaagagacatatgtgaggagtgatcagcagtctgtggaggagggtgacatgatgaggataaagaaagaggaagaagacacatatgtgaggagtgatcagcagtctgtggagaagGGTGATATGATGAGgataaagaaagaggaagaagaagagacgtgtgtgaggagtgatcagcagtctgtggaggagggtgacatgagaataaagaaagaggaagaagaagagacgtatgtgaggagtgatcagcagtctatggaggagggtgacatgatgaggataaagaaagaggaagaagacacatatgtgaggagtgatcagctgtgtatggaggagggtgacatgatgaggataaagaaagaggaagaagagacatatgtgaggagtgatcagcagtctatggaggagggtggcatgatgaggacaagtaaagaggaagaagagacgtatgtgaggagtgatcagcagtctatggaggagggtgacatgatgagagcatCTAAGGAGGAAGACATTATTGCAGAGATGAGAATTGGTGAGTAA